A part of Prolixibacteraceae bacterium genomic DNA contains:
- a CDS encoding DUF819 family protein, translating into MTSIFIILYLIVIPIMIAFLQRRSKTIRKIGAIPLLYLLGIGLHQIVPFDQWISPTKLYDIEETFSSVMLLLAIPLLLFSINIKQEIKKNKHIVSSITIALVSLIFATVTAFFIFKNRIPEAYNISGMLTGLYSGGSPNLAAIKNALQVSPQKLVLIVSYDFAIGVGVILFFITIAKHLFRRFLPHNRITESHHNSSLQIEDETNIFDQHKWKGMAKGLLISFIIVAASVLLGKYFSETAGPIITILTATTLAILLGQIPAINRLKGTFSLGLMFILIFSFTIANMADFSSIQEIKNPALFLMMLWVMACNLITHFTLAYLFKKDADKTMVSIIAFTYSPVMVPVVCAAIKNRSVLVYGITFGLLGYLVGNYLGILLATLLHQLM; encoded by the coding sequence ATGACATCTATATTCATTATATTATATCTCATTGTTATCCCAATTATGATCGCATTTCTTCAACGGAGATCTAAGACGATTCGTAAAATTGGAGCCATACCACTTCTTTATCTTTTGGGTATTGGACTACATCAAATAGTACCATTTGATCAATGGATATCCCCAACAAAACTATACGATATAGAAGAGACCTTCTCTTCTGTTATGTTACTCTTGGCAATCCCCTTGCTCCTATTTTCAATCAATATTAAACAGGAGATAAAAAAGAACAAGCATATTGTATCATCTATTACAATTGCTCTGGTCTCTTTAATATTCGCCACAGTCACGGCCTTCTTCATTTTTAAAAATAGAATCCCAGAGGCATACAATATATCCGGTATGCTCACAGGGCTATACTCTGGTGGCTCTCCGAATCTAGCAGCCATCAAAAATGCACTTCAAGTATCTCCGCAGAAGCTAGTTCTTATTGTTAGTTATGATTTTGCCATAGGGGTAGGAGTTATCCTATTCTTCATCACCATTGCAAAACATCTCTTTAGAAGATTCTTACCTCATAATAGAATAACTGAATCTCACCATAATTCATCACTTCAGATCGAAGACGAAACCAACATATTCGATCAACACAAATGGAAAGGGATGGCAAAAGGACTTCTCATCTCTTTTATTATTGTTGCTGCAAGTGTACTATTAGGCAAGTATTTCTCTGAGACAGCAGGTCCAATCATTACAATCTTAACAGCAACAACATTAGCAATCCTATTAGGACAAATCCCTGCAATTAATCGATTAAAGGGAACCTTCTCTCTAGGGTTGATGTTTATTCTTATCTTCTCTTTTACAATAGCAAATATGGCTGATTTTAGCTCCATACAAGAGATTAAGAACCCGGCTCTATTTCTAATGATGCTTTGGGTTATGGCATGCAATCTTATCACACATTTTACTCTTGCCTATCTATTCAAAAAAGATGCAGACAAAACAATGGTATCCATAATTGCATTCACCTACTCTCCTGTTATGGTTCCTGTAGTATGTGCAGCCATTAAAAATCGAAGTGTACTAGTCTATGGAATTACTTTTGGGCTTTTAGGATACCTTGTAGGGAATTATCTTGGAATATTATTGGCAACTCTTCTTCATCAATTAATGTAG
- a CDS encoding SDR family oxidoreductase — translation MTNKKLIVITGASSGFGMAMAEMFSKSGYPLLLLARRVEKMEALGLSNTLCRKVDVTDRETFEAAVREAEGIYGKTELLVNNAGVMLLGDLTIQNSQEWQKMLDINVMGVMHGMQIVMNDMKARKSGTIINVSSIAGVQPFGNHAAYCASKFGVVGLTRVARNEMSPFNVRVLSILPGAVETELIEHTTDPNIVNGYKEWKENVGAVNITAEDVAKTILFTFELPQAVSLREIVITDTKQDA, via the coding sequence ATGACTAACAAAAAACTAATAGTAATTACAGGAGCAAGCTCTGGTTTCGGAATGGCAATGGCAGAGATGTTTAGTAAATCAGGTTACCCTCTGCTTTTATTGGCTAGAAGAGTTGAGAAGATGGAGGCATTAGGGTTGTCTAATACACTATGTCGCAAAGTTGATGTTACCGATAGGGAGACATTTGAAGCTGCTGTTAGAGAAGCCGAAGGTATTTATGGCAAGACAGAACTTCTTGTGAACAATGCAGGAGTAATGCTATTGGGCGATTTAACTATCCAAAATAGTCAAGAGTGGCAAAAAATGTTGGATATCAATGTAATGGGGGTAATGCATGGAATGCAGATCGTGATGAACGATATGAAAGCCCGCAAATCAGGAACGATTATCAATGTCTCATCTATTGCTGGGGTTCAACCTTTTGGTAACCATGCAGCTTATTGCGCAAGTAAATTTGGAGTGGTTGGTTTGACACGTGTAGCGAGAAATGAGATGTCTCCATTTAATGTACGTGTTCTTTCGATTCTTCCAGGTGCTGTTGAAACAGAGTTGATTGAGCATACCACAGATCCAAATATCGTGAATGGATACAAGGAGTGGAAAGAGAATGTTGGTGCGGTGAATATCACTGCTGAAGATGTGGCAAAGACGATTCTCTTTACTTTTGAACTTCCTCAAGCGGTTTCATTAAGAGAGATTGTGATTACAGATACAAAGCAAGACGCTTAA
- a CDS encoding TetR family transcriptional regulator: MSILAKRVGISPSTLYVYFETKEDLIIAIGIKIHQQIAARHRTVFSGAKTVKEQFYAKWKDMLVFMINNEREINFLDQLKQSPYQDKIPISIWENSIKMKTALFDKGKKSGEIKDLDNKVIMFVIGGMVNQTAELIKLGIFSMKEESLQEAFSLVWDALSKK; encoded by the coding sequence ATGTCCATACTCGCTAAAAGAGTTGGTATATCTCCATCAACATTATATGTCTATTTCGAAACGAAAGAAGATCTTATCATTGCGATTGGGATTAAAATCCATCAACAAATAGCTGCAAGACACCGAACGGTTTTTTCTGGAGCCAAAACGGTGAAAGAACAGTTCTATGCAAAGTGGAAGGATATGCTCGTTTTCATGATTAACAACGAAAGAGAGATTAATTTCTTAGATCAACTTAAGCAGTCACCTTACCAAGACAAAATCCCTATTTCTATTTGGGAAAACTCCATTAAGATGAAAACAGCGCTGTTTGATAAAGGCAAGAAATCTGGTGAAATTAAAGATCTTGACAACAAGGTGATTATGTTCGTGATTGGTGGAATGGTCAACCAAACAGCAGAGTTAATCAAGTTAGGGATATTCTCGATGAAAGAAGAATCTCTTCAAGAGGCATTCTCTTTAGTTTGGGACGCACTGAGCAAGAAGTAG
- a CDS encoding SDR family NAD(P)-dependent oxidoreductase codes for MIQTRDIPSNKALRMLSWTFLQKVKTPRCPSTPRLDNQIAVITGGSRGIGLETTRGLLARGAEVVVFSRKSFNADTIVSSHLSRLHHIKLDLSDIETIQYALVHLKEVLQDRKIDILINNAGVALRKPYTLSKQGYEMTFAINVLGPHILFRELHENALLSTHAHIINIAGDIYSIAKGCTTNFKYEGKNGMIAYARSKVGVMWWSNECKKVYPQYTINTIHPGVVPMGLGSEIEGWRGRLLNQIFLSPKQGAQMTLICCTQPEIEDGAYYHNTLGKAKVPKGDISLDRIAAIELWQRMEEIFYEMND; via the coding sequence ATGATACAAACAAGAGACATCCCGAGTAATAAAGCATTACGAATGCTATCATGGACTTTCTTACAAAAAGTCAAAACACCTCGATGTCCTTCTACACCAAGACTCGACAATCAAATTGCCGTTATCACTGGTGGAAGTAGAGGCATTGGATTAGAGACAACACGAGGTTTACTAGCAAGAGGAGCCGAAGTCGTCGTTTTTTCAAGAAAGAGCTTTAACGCCGATACGATTGTAAGCAGCCATTTAAGTCGTTTACATCATATCAAGCTAGACCTATCAGATATTGAAACAATTCAATATGCTTTAGTTCACTTAAAAGAGGTCCTTCAAGATAGAAAAATTGATATCCTTATAAACAATGCAGGAGTAGCACTAAGAAAACCTTATACACTATCGAAACAAGGTTATGAGATGACTTTTGCAATCAACGTATTAGGTCCACATATTCTGTTTCGAGAACTTCATGAGAATGCGTTGTTATCGACCCATGCCCATATTATCAATATTGCGGGAGACATCTACTCTATCGCCAAGGGCTGTACAACTAACTTCAAATATGAAGGAAAGAATGGAATGATAGCTTATGCGCGAAGTAAAGTAGGGGTAATGTGGTGGTCCAATGAATGTAAGAAAGTATATCCACAATACACTATCAACACCATTCATCCAGGAGTTGTCCCTATGGGTTTGGGTTCCGAAATCGAAGGATGGAGAGGTCGACTACTCAATCAAATATTTTTATCTCCTAAGCAAGGGGCACAAATGACGCTAATATGTTGTACCCAACCCGAAATAGAAGACGGTGCTTACTACCATAACACATTAGGTAAAGCCAAGGTTCCTAAGGGAGATATCTCTCTCGATAGAATTGCAGCCATCGAATTATGGCAACGAATGGAAGAGATATTTTACGAAATGAACGACTAA
- a CDS encoding MBL fold metallo-hydrolase gives MKQMIYCIICYSFLFTSCGPQFGGIRSKKKRHPYDYSPNFKDGAFQNTNPIDMTMDFNFRDFRKGIGNMISPDEITKPQHDIHTHHIDSTALVQNKNGHHVYWLGHSTLLLHLDDKFILIDPIFSEVPSPYSWLGTKRFSEALPINIENLPPIDYVVISHDHYDHLDYKSIKKLKDKVKHFYTPLGVGQHLLRWGVDDNKITEMDWWEEGSSEDMSFTCLPSQHFSGRKLSTSNTTLWASWRIKSPTQNIFFSGDGGYADHFKSIGKKYGPFDIAFVECGQYNKQWPQTHMFPEQSVQASLDVKAKRVIPIHWGAFRLSTHPWTDPVTRFSKEAKRRKLEYIIPHIGQPVSLDPTEPFEIEEWWKEVE, from the coding sequence ATGAAACAGATGATCTATTGTATAATATGCTACTCATTTCTTTTCACCTCATGTGGTCCACAATTTGGTGGGATTAGATCGAAAAAGAAGAGGCATCCATATGACTACTCTCCAAACTTTAAAGACGGAGCATTTCAAAATACCAATCCTATTGACATGACCATGGACTTTAACTTTAGAGATTTTAGAAAAGGTATTGGAAACATGATCTCTCCAGATGAGATCACAAAACCCCAACATGATATTCATACACATCATATTGATTCAACGGCATTAGTTCAGAATAAAAATGGACACCATGTTTATTGGCTGGGACACTCGACACTTCTTTTACACTTAGATGATAAATTCATCCTTATAGATCCTATCTTTAGCGAAGTACCCTCTCCATATTCATGGTTAGGAACCAAAAGGTTTAGTGAGGCTCTTCCTATAAATATAGAGAACTTGCCTCCGATTGATTATGTTGTTATCTCACATGACCACTATGACCATCTAGATTATAAGTCGATCAAAAAACTCAAAGACAAAGTAAAACACTTCTACACACCATTAGGAGTAGGGCAACACCTATTACGTTGGGGGGTAGATGATAATAAGATCACAGAGATGGATTGGTGGGAAGAGGGCAGTTCTGAAGACATGTCATTTACTTGTTTGCCATCCCAACACTTCTCTGGTCGCAAATTGAGTACCTCAAACACGACACTATGGGCCTCTTGGAGGATAAAATCACCGACACAAAACATCTTCTTTAGTGGCGATGGTGGATATGCTGATCATTTTAAATCCATTGGAAAGAAGTATGGACCATTTGATATCGCTTTTGTGGAGTGTGGACAATATAACAAACAGTGGCCACAGACTCACATGTTTCCAGAACAATCAGTTCAAGCAAGTTTAGATGTGAAAGCAAAGAGAGTAATCCCAATTCATTGGGGAGCATTTCGTTTATCCACTCATCCATGGACTGACCCTGTCACAAGGTTCTCGAAGGAGGCAAAGCGTCGTAAACTAGAATATATTATTCCACATATAGGACAACCCGTCTCCCTAGACCCAACAGAGCCATTCGAAATAGAGGAGTGGTGGAAAGAGGTGGAGTAA
- a CDS encoding SDR family NAD(P)-dependent oxidoreductase translates to MKTSIALVTGANKGIGYATVKSLLQNGHTVIMTSRNEELGKKAFDELSPLGKLYYHQLDISQQDSIVKAFDFITKTFGRLDILINNAGINYDTWQNAINADIDQVRDTLDTNLFGTWKLTQVAIPLMIQNNYGRIVNVSSDSASILRMGAGAPGYSISKAALNILTIKMSRNLQNYDILIN, encoded by the coding sequence ATGAAGACATCTATCGCATTAGTTACTGGAGCCAATAAAGGAATTGGATATGCAACCGTTAAGTCTCTCTTACAAAATGGTCATACAGTAATAATGACTTCTCGTAATGAAGAACTCGGGAAAAAAGCATTTGATGAGTTATCTCCATTAGGAAAACTGTATTATCATCAACTGGATATTAGCCAGCAAGATAGTATTGTAAAGGCATTTGACTTTATCACAAAGACGTTCGGTAGGCTGGACATCTTAATAAACAATGCAGGGATAAATTATGATACTTGGCAAAATGCTATTAATGCCGATATAGATCAAGTACGCGACACATTAGACACCAATCTTTTTGGAACATGGAAACTAACACAGGTTGCTATTCCACTGATGATCCAAAACAACTATGGTCGCATTGTTAATGTTTCTAGTGATTCTGCATCTATACTAAGAATGGGAGCAGGAGCTCCTGGATATAGCATCTCAAAGGCAGCGCTCAATATTCTAACCATCAAGATGTCACGAAACCTTCAGAATTACGATATTTTAATCAACTGA
- a CDS encoding transposase: MLQNKSTKVFSETQSFFSSSDKGINRIISLYKLLNLRQLKLGNKELPQSTYFKGDILLGLLLFPIFSIPNIYSYSKHYLSEMLEAQKNTFYRFKNNSQIDWRTIVSSCNNKLFGQIAKNSHSDDCNQAERCLIIDDTDFEKSTYKTEHVSKIWSHVTHRYIFGFKGLFLGLWDGKSYFTLDFSLHKERGKNKKTPFGLTAKQRKKQFSKKRSTKSNGFNREKELVIDKITMAKEMMVNAIKQGITVDYILMDSWFFCDSILKTVISNGMHLVAMAKMSSAKYSFKDKEYSTKELALLLKQRKRVKWVKSLSLYCAEVTVKYKGTDVKLFFCKNSKRGKWHLLVSSNTKLSIEKAYQIYSIRWSIEVFFKESKNYFGLGKSQSSDFDAQIADLSVAIIEFNVFSLAKRFEAYETLGGIFAHVKDQGMELVIVQRIWGFILELMRTLAEIIDSDFNELIISVLKNKPENNKFFRLIESMVYEPE; encoded by the coding sequence ATGCTTCAGAATAAAAGTACAAAAGTTTTTTCAGAGACACAGAGTTTTTTCAGTTCAAGTGATAAAGGAATTAATCGAATTATTAGCCTTTACAAGTTACTCAACTTAAGACAACTGAAATTAGGAAATAAAGAGTTGCCTCAGTCTACTTACTTCAAAGGTGACATACTATTAGGCTTACTACTTTTCCCAATTTTCTCTATCCCTAATATTTATAGCTACAGTAAGCATTATCTATCAGAGATGTTAGAAGCACAAAAGAATACATTCTATCGATTTAAAAATAACAGCCAGATAGATTGGCGTACTATAGTTTCATCATGTAATAATAAACTCTTTGGTCAAATAGCCAAAAACTCTCACTCTGATGACTGTAATCAAGCAGAAAGATGCTTAATTATTGACGATACTGATTTTGAGAAGTCTACCTACAAAACTGAACATGTTAGTAAAATATGGTCGCATGTAACCCATCGTTATATATTTGGTTTTAAAGGATTATTTCTAGGTTTATGGGATGGCAAAAGCTATTTTACATTGGACTTCTCTCTACATAAAGAAAGAGGGAAGAATAAAAAGACTCCATTTGGACTCACTGCCAAACAACGTAAAAAACAGTTCTCAAAGAAACGATCAACAAAGAGTAATGGGTTTAACCGAGAGAAAGAACTCGTTATTGATAAAATAACGATGGCAAAAGAGATGATGGTAAATGCTATTAAACAAGGAATTACAGTAGACTACATACTTATGGACAGTTGGTTCTTCTGTGATTCAATATTAAAAACTGTGATCTCTAATGGTATGCATCTTGTTGCAATGGCTAAGATGTCTAGTGCTAAATATTCTTTCAAAGACAAAGAATATAGCACCAAAGAACTTGCTCTCTTACTTAAACAGCGAAAGAGAGTAAAATGGGTAAAGTCACTTAGTCTATATTGTGCAGAAGTCACAGTGAAATATAAAGGTACAGATGTAAAACTATTCTTTTGCAAGAACAGTAAGCGAGGGAAATGGCATTTATTGGTATCTTCAAATACAAAGCTGAGCATAGAGAAAGCTTATCAGATATATAGTATTAGATGGAGTATTGAGGTCTTTTTTAAGGAATCAAAGAACTATTTTGGTTTAGGAAAATCTCAATCGAGTGATTTTGATGCTCAAATAGCAGATCTATCTGTAGCTATTATTGAGTTTAACGTTTTTAGTTTAGCAAAAAGGTTCGAGGCATATGAGACGCTAGGTGGAATCTTTGCTCATGTAAAAGATCAAGGAATGGAACTTGTAATAGTACAACGAATTTGGGGTTTTATCCTCGAATTGATGAGAACTCTCGCAGAAATCATCGATAGTGATTTTAATGAATTGATAATCAGTGTACTTAAAAATAAACCCGAAAATAATAAATTCTTTAGGCTCATTGAATCAATGGTTTATGAACCTGAATAA
- a CDS encoding family 16 glycosylhydrolase, whose protein sequence is MRTNLLIYTLLLVFSFQGCKDTTPSCPLNHGDWEYIPHLSDEFNGTTIDRCKWYDFNPGWKGRKPGFFSPQNVKVENGELILTSKTETLDDLPEGYHTFTTAAVQSKSRMLYGYYEIRCKPMKSRCSSAFWFYAVDGDLWTEIDVFEICGKHPQKNYDKKYFATTHILKSPETGDTLKSDHVEWHSKNPLADNYLISALEWRKDSLIWYVNGEVIRKRENTKWHQPLTLNFDSETMPNWFGMPDPNDPKGEYKIDYIRVWRDKNLKMRYQF, encoded by the coding sequence ATGAGAACAAACTTACTCATTTACACACTCCTCCTTGTTTTCTCTTTTCAAGGCTGCAAAGATACCACTCCTTCATGTCCATTAAATCATGGTGATTGGGAATATATTCCTCATTTAAGTGATGAATTTAATGGCACAACTATTGACCGATGCAAATGGTATGACTTCAATCCGGGATGGAAAGGTCGAAAACCAGGCTTCTTCTCTCCTCAAAATGTAAAGGTCGAAAATGGAGAACTTATTTTAACTTCAAAAACAGAAACTCTAGATGACCTTCCTGAAGGCTATCACACTTTCACCACAGCTGCTGTACAGAGTAAAAGTCGTATGCTATATGGCTATTACGAGATAAGATGCAAGCCAATGAAATCGCGTTGCTCGAGTGCCTTCTGGTTCTATGCTGTGGATGGTGATCTATGGACCGAAATTGATGTCTTCGAAATCTGTGGCAAACATCCTCAAAAAAATTACGACAAAAAATATTTTGCCACCACCCATATCTTAAAATCGCCTGAAACAGGAGATACACTGAAATCGGACCATGTAGAATGGCACTCCAAAAATCCTCTTGCAGACAACTATCTTATCAGCGCTTTGGAATGGAGGAAAGATTCTCTTATTTGGTATGTAAACGGAGAGGTTATCCGTAAAAGAGAGAACACAAAGTGGCACCAACCCCTTACACTGAACTTCGATAGCGAGACCATGCCTAATTGGTTTGGCATGCCTGATCCTAACGACCCCAAAGGAGAATATAAAATTGACTATATAAGGGTATGGAGAGATAAGAATCTCAAAATGAGATACCAATTCTAA
- a CDS encoding YeeE/YedE family protein, with protein sequence MGKIPVIIAGIIFGWLMQYASVNKFNSIAGCSILKNYTVPKLMLSAIGIGSILFAISIQLGWTTFHIKPLITGSIVLGGLLFGIGMAILGSCPGSIIVSSAQGSVDAMIGLLGGLLGALSFSFILPLMPSFLNHSYGNPYFAMYFSSHASYTIVISIIGILMLIAANLIHRTEGKNQNRRWLISGITLGVINNILLLKPISNRPIGASTAYTYISGVLTNTQSNNYWQFTQTTGDWELLFLISAFISVFSISIYQKSFRLKLMDKSWIQLKGSSKTKRVIWAFIGGFLLLLGARMARGCTSGHIISGMMQGALSSTLFGITMFASFLTTGHLFYRKNR encoded by the coding sequence ATGGGAAAGATACCAGTAATCATTGCGGGCATAATCTTCGGGTGGTTAATGCAATATGCCTCTGTAAACAAATTTAATTCCATCGCAGGCTGTTCCATATTAAAAAACTACACGGTACCTAAATTAATGCTCTCTGCCATCGGTATAGGAAGTATTCTTTTTGCCATTTCTATACAGTTGGGGTGGACTACATTCCACATTAAACCTTTAATCACTGGAAGTATCGTTCTAGGTGGTCTCCTCTTTGGTATAGGGATGGCTATCTTAGGAAGTTGTCCTGGAAGTATCATTGTATCAAGTGCACAGGGGAGTGTAGATGCAATGATTGGACTATTGGGGGGTCTTTTAGGAGCATTATCATTCAGCTTCATACTGCCACTTATGCCCTCTTTTTTAAACCATTCCTATGGAAACCCCTATTTTGCAATGTATTTCTCCTCACACGCCTCTTATACAATTGTAATTTCTATTATTGGAATACTAATGCTTATCGCAGCAAACCTCATCCACCGCACAGAAGGTAAAAATCAGAATAGAAGATGGCTTATATCAGGTATTACCCTTGGTGTAATTAACAATATTCTATTACTAAAGCCTATTTCGAATAGACCTATTGGTGCATCCACAGCCTATACCTATATCTCTGGAGTTTTAACCAATACCCAATCCAACAATTATTGGCAATTCACACAGACAACAGGAGATTGGGAACTTCTATTCCTTATCAGTGCTTTTATTTCTGTCTTCTCAATCTCTATTTATCAAAAGAGTTTTCGTCTTAAATTAATGGACAAGAGTTGGATCCAATTAAAAGGATCAAGTAAAACAAAAAGAGTTATATGGGCATTCATTGGGGGATTTCTCCTCCTATTGGGAGCACGAATGGCAAGAGGATGTACTAGTGGACATATTATTTCAGGAATGATGCAAGGAGCCTTGAGCAGCACCCTTTTTGGCATCACTATGTTTGCCAGTTTTCTAACAACAGGACATCTTTTTTACAGAAAAAACAGATAA
- a CDS encoding alpha-L-fucosidase: MTHRLIKAFLGGLCLMGLVSCGTQPSKEEGSASRNFIKLKDNLSDKELLEASVSVLPSQRQYDWQQLEFIAFAHFGVNTFTGREWGTGKEDPKVFNPTAFDADQWVKSIKAAGMKMVMLTAKHHDGFCLWPTATTPHSVKHSPWRDGHGDVLKEVANACHRHGLKLGIYVSPADLSEIEREGGTYGNGSAARKETIPAFGTPVSSVGTFTYDGVTDYDAVLLTQLYEVCSNYGEVSEIWFDGANPKPGTSQTYNYDAWYDLIRKLQPKAVIAIKGPDVRWCGNEAGKTRDSEFSVVPTDKHMSVKKATANDLGSRNKLKGAKYLHWYPAETNTSIRHGWFYRDDNQYVKSPLELLDVWYRSVGGNSVFLLNVTPNREGLIPAKDSTYLAKLGSYIHDAFANNVLDSDDEIKVNGAMKGYEAKHLLDGDTHTAWQSEGSQGSVEMMFDQPKRFNRLVLQEDIYNLGQRVERFSVSYDDNGTWKSLYEGTTVGYKRICVFKTIETRKLRIEIPSSRVTTTLSEVSAYLAPEILDAPKISRDKDGMVKIDVRGEDTKVYYTVDGSEPTVNSSFYTGAFSLCKGGVVKAIATIDSDQQKSEVVSQRYDLCASGWKVVASDKAQPNYEASKAIDGSVRTMWHTPWGKNVKGHPHYMTVDMGQVQNLNGLTYTPRQDGSKSGICTQYKFEVSLDGKRWVVVKRDRFDNIENNPVKQRIFFTRTQARYFRFTSLSSIDNIAWISAAEIGVIVER; encoded by the coding sequence ATGACACATCGATTGATTAAAGCCTTTTTGGGAGGTTTATGTCTTATGGGGCTTGTCTCTTGTGGTACTCAGCCATCGAAGGAAGAGGGATCAGCTTCTAGAAATTTCATTAAGTTAAAGGATAATTTGAGTGATAAGGAGTTGCTGGAGGCTTCGGTTTCGGTATTGCCATCACAGAGACAGTATGATTGGCAACAGTTGGAGTTTATCGCTTTTGCCCATTTTGGGGTGAATACTTTTACTGGTAGAGAATGGGGGACAGGAAAGGAAGATCCGAAAGTTTTTAATCCGACCGCTTTTGATGCGGATCAGTGGGTGAAGTCCATTAAGGCTGCAGGGATGAAGATGGTGATGTTGACAGCAAAGCATCATGATGGGTTCTGTTTGTGGCCTACTGCAACAACGCCACATTCTGTGAAGCATAGTCCTTGGAGAGACGGTCATGGTGATGTATTGAAAGAGGTGGCTAATGCATGTCATCGACATGGATTAAAGTTAGGTATCTATGTCTCTCCTGCCGATCTTTCGGAGATCGAAAGAGAGGGAGGTACGTATGGTAATGGATCGGCAGCTCGTAAGGAGACGATCCCTGCTTTTGGGACTCCTGTTTCTTCGGTAGGTACTTTTACATATGATGGGGTCACAGATTATGATGCTGTGTTATTAACACAGCTTTATGAGGTGTGTTCGAACTATGGGGAGGTTTCGGAGATATGGTTTGATGGAGCCAATCCTAAGCCTGGTACAAGTCAAACGTATAACTATGATGCTTGGTATGATTTGATCCGTAAGTTACAGCCTAAGGCGGTGATCGCAATTAAGGGACCAGATGTTCGTTGGTGTGGTAACGAAGCTGGAAAGACAAGGGATAGTGAGTTTAGTGTGGTTCCAACAGATAAGCATATGTCTGTGAAGAAGGCTACTGCAAATGATTTGGGTAGTCGAAATAAATTGAAGGGGGCGAAATATCTTCATTGGTATCCTGCGGAGACCAACACTTCTATACGTCATGGGTGGTTTTATCGTGACGACAATCAATATGTAAAGAGTCCTTTGGAGTTGTTGGATGTATGGTATCGTTCGGTAGGAGGTAATTCGGTTTTCTTATTAAATGTGACACCTAATAGAGAGGGATTGATCCCTGCTAAAGATTCGACTTACCTTGCAAAACTTGGGTCGTATATTCATGATGCGTTTGCAAATAATGTGTTGGATTCGGATGATGAAATTAAGGTGAATGGAGCAATGAAGGGGTATGAAGCGAAGCATTTGCTAGATGGGGATACGCATACTGCTTGGCAGAGTGAAGGATCGCAAGGGAGTGTTGAGATGATGTTTGATCAACCTAAGCGTTTTAACCGCCTCGTGTTACAAGAGGATATTTACAATTTAGGTCAGCGGGTTGAGAGATTTAGTGTCTCTTATGATGACAATGGCACATGGAAATCACTGTATGAAGGAACTACAGTGGGGTATAAACGTATCTGTGTTTTTAAAACGATAGAGACACGTAAACTGCGTATTGAGATTCCTTCGTCGAGAGTAACGACTACTTTGAGTGAGGTGTCAGCTTATTTGGCTCCTGAGATTTTGGATGCACCAAAGATATCAAGAGATAAAGATGGTATGGTGAAAATTGATGTGAGAGGCGAAGATACTAAGGTCTATTACACGGTGGATGGAAGTGAACCGACGGTAAATTCTAGTTTCTATACAGGAGCTTTCTCTTTGTGTAAAGGAGGAGTCGTGAAAGCGATTGCTACGATTGATTCGGACCAGCAAAAGAGCGAGGTGGTGAGCCAGCGATATGATCTATGTGCTTCGGGATGGAAAGTGGTTGCATCCGATAAAGCACAACCAAATTATGAAGCATCAAAGGCTATTGATGGCAGTGTTCGTACGATGTGGCATACTCCATGGGGAAAGAATGTAAAGGGACATCCTCACTATATGACCGTAGATATGGGGCAAGTTCAGAACCTAAATGGACTGACTTATACTCCTCGTCAAGATGGTTCAAAGAGTGGTATCTGTACTCAATATAAGTTCGAGGTGAGTTTGGATGGAAAGCGATGGGTTGTTGTGAAGAGGGATCGATTCGATAATATAGAGAATAATCCAGTGAAGCAGCGTATCTTTTTTACACGCACTCAAGCGAGGTATTTCCGTTTCACGAGTTTGTCAAGTATTGATAATATAGCATGGATATCTGCTGCTGAGATTGGGGTGATTGTAGAGAGATAA